From Vallitalea longa, the proteins below share one genomic window:
- a CDS encoding IclR family transcriptional regulator domain-containing protein, translated as MKTIKTIDKTINILDFISDNQDKYNLSSLSKKLDMPLTTLNGLILTLESHKLIKRNDNGFYELGSKILELYSKYNVDDILINRYHNKLVRLAELTNETCHLAKAIDDDSIIYIDKVESSHPVRLTSMVGNFDLKEETAIGFALDDDKKMYDEKIHYVITKNDITIYFRNEIELYAYCVAVKLEEDVAISVFVPKSRFDEKKLVDCMVEVI; from the coding sequence ATGAAGACTATTAAAACAATAGATAAAACAATTAATATACTAGATTTTATATCCGATAATCAAGATAAATATAATCTATCGTCTTTAAGCAAGAAATTAGATATGCCACTAACCACATTGAATGGATTGATTTTAACACTAGAATCACATAAATTGATTAAAAGAAATGATAATGGATTTTATGAATTAGGTTCCAAAATATTAGAATTATATTCTAAATATAACGTAGATGATATATTGATTAATAGGTACCATAATAAGTTAGTACGTCTTGCAGAATTAACTAATGAAACTTGTCATTTAGCTAAAGCAATTGATGATGATTCAATAATATATATTGACAAAGTTGAATCTTCTCATCCAGTGAGATTAACTTCAATGGTAGGAAATTTTGATTTGAAGGAAGAAACAGCTATAGGATTTGCACTTGATGATGATAAGAAAATGTACGATGAAAAAATACATTATGTTATAACTAAAAATGATATTACTATCTATTTTAGAAATGAAATAGAATTATATGCTTATTGTGTGGCAGTTAAACTTGAAGAAGATGTTGCTATTAGTGTATTTGTACCTAAATCTAGATTTGATGAGAAGAAATTAGTGGATTGCATGGTAGAAGTTATTTGA
- a CDS encoding SDR family NAD(P)-dependent oxidoreductase, with the protein MNRVLITGANQGMGLATTKLFLKKGWRVAMVDINEELGKKECDKLKTEYGNVIEFFKCNISDISDIKSMRESIAMKFDGGVDGIVNCAGIFATGACHNLEEDQWDKIMDVDVKAIYLIAKVFIPYMMSQKKGSIVNVASCAGIQGDYNMVAYCAAKGAVVNMTRAMALDYGKYNIRTNTVSPAACATPMFKKNPQEVQETFAEANPLKHLCTPEEVAHAIYFLISEESNSCNGTNLEVTGGINIACGSPVVQEG; encoded by the coding sequence ATGAATAGAGTATTAATCACAGGAGCTAATCAAGGTATGGGCTTGGCTACAACAAAACTTTTTTTGAAAAAAGGTTGGAGAGTTGCTATGGTAGATATTAATGAAGAACTAGGCAAAAAGGAATGTGATAAGCTTAAAACGGAATATGGAAATGTTATAGAATTCTTCAAATGTAATATATCAGATATCTCAGATATAAAATCTATGAGAGAATCAATTGCCATGAAATTTGATGGTGGAGTTGATGGAATCGTTAATTGTGCTGGAATTTTTGCAACTGGGGCTTGTCATAACTTGGAAGAAGATCAATGGGATAAGATAATGGATGTAGATGTTAAAGCGATTTATCTTATTGCAAAGGTATTTATTCCATATATGATGTCACAGAAAAAAGGTTCAATTGTAAATGTCGCTTCATGTGCTGGTATCCAAGGCGATTATAACATGGTAGCATATTGTGCAGCCAAAGGTGCTGTAGTTAATATGACTAGAGCTATGGCTTTAGATTATGGTAAATACAATATTAGAACAAACACCGTATCACCAGCAGCTTGTGCTACTCCTATGTTCAAAAAAAATCCTCAAGAGGTTCAAGAGACATTTGCAGAAGCCAATCCATTAAAGCATCTTTGTACTCCTGAAGAAGTTGCTCATGCAATTTACTTTTTAATCTCTGAAGAATCCAATTCATGTAATGGTACCAATCTAGAAGTAACTGGTGGTATCAACATAGCTTGTGGTTCACCAGTTGTTCAAGAAGGTTAA
- a CDS encoding GNAT family N-acetyltransferase, translating into MVIRRIETKDSQRFLDMLKQLDNETNDMMFEQGERKTTIEEMQSDIIKMNETKSLILIVEDNKKIVGFLSAERGFANRIKHSAYIVIGLLKEYRGKRMGVKLFAKMEEWALESDIKRLELTVMVDNESAIHLYKKMGFKIEGIKEKSLIVNGKYVDEYYMSKIL; encoded by the coding sequence ATGGTTATTAGAAGAATTGAAACGAAAGATTCACAAAGATTTCTTGATATGCTGAAACAATTGGATAATGAAACAAATGATATGATGTTTGAGCAAGGAGAGAGAAAAACAACAATAGAAGAAATGCAATCTGATATCATCAAGATGAATGAAACAAAGTCACTAATATTGATAGTTGAAGATAATAAGAAAATAGTTGGATTTTTATCAGCTGAGAGAGGATTCGCTAATAGAATAAAACACAGTGCTTATATAGTAATAGGTCTATTAAAAGAATATAGAGGAAAACGAATGGGTGTAAAACTCTTTGCTAAGATGGAAGAATGGGCATTAGAAAGTGATATTAAAAGACTGGAATTAACAGTTATGGTCGATAATGAAAGTGCTATTCATCTATATAAAAAAATGGGATTCAAGATTGAAGGAATCAAAGAAAAATCACTTATCGTGAACGGAAAATATGTAGATGAATATTATATGAGCAAAATTCTATAG